One genomic window of Marinobacter adhaerens HP15 includes the following:
- a CDS encoding phosphatase PAP2 family protein codes for MPSTSKASRFFELADQREVAFCQSINRAVQFRPALGYFRLVSRLGDGWFWYALILFIPFLRPESGPGLALLMALTGLTCTLSYKLLKRWLIRERPFISFPAINCGTRPLDRYSFPSGHTLHAACFQVMLTVAEPALALIVLPFTLSVAASRVVLGLHYPSDVAAGALIGGLMGYAAMSWLQF; via the coding sequence ATGCCATCAACAAGCAAAGCATCTCGCTTCTTTGAACTGGCAGACCAGCGGGAAGTCGCTTTCTGCCAATCTATTAACCGCGCTGTTCAGTTCCGGCCCGCCCTCGGGTATTTCCGACTGGTCAGCCGACTCGGCGACGGCTGGTTCTGGTACGCACTGATTCTGTTCATCCCCTTTCTCCGCCCGGAATCCGGGCCAGGGCTGGCACTGCTTATGGCGTTGACAGGCCTCACCTGCACCCTCAGCTACAAGTTACTGAAGCGCTGGCTCATCCGTGAACGTCCATTTATATCCTTCCCCGCCATCAACTGCGGCACACGGCCCCTGGACCGCTACAGCTTCCCGTCCGGCCACACGCTGCACGCTGCCTGCTTTCAGGTCATGCTGACCGTGGCGGAACCGGCGCTGGCTCTCATCGTGCTTCCGTTTACGTTGAGTGTGGCGGCATCGAGGGTGGTCCTCGGCCTGCACTATCCCAGCGATGTCGCTGCCGGCGCCCTGATCGGTGGCCTGATGGGTTACGCGGCCATGAGCTGGCTACAGTTCTAA
- a CDS encoding glycosyltransferase family 4 protein codes for MQANRRSQHITIVSETFPPEINGVANTLRQLCQGLMQRGHRVTVIRPRQQHERKGHFASAGEALFSREHVVTGLPLPGYADLRFGLARTGHLKKLLTTDRPDAVYVATQGPLGVAATTAARQIGIPVSSGFHTNFHSYSRYYGVGMLERLLCLYGRWFHNRTAITLVPTRKMQQTTRAMGIPATGLWSRGVDCHRFTPHKRDSALRESWGLQANDRAILYVGRLAPEKNLRMAVACFERIRGLHPQARFILVGDGPLRRQLAERHPDYVFCGTRRGDDLARHFASGDLFLFPSKTDTFGNVVLEAMASGLGVVSFDDAAAAEHIRHEENGMKVPLDEDEAYVDSALRLADQPTLLNRIRAQARLDALEQNWNSQIEQFEQLVFNQTAKAGYHAINKQSISLL; via the coding sequence ATGCAGGCCAACCGGCGCTCACAACACATTACCATTGTTTCGGAGACTTTTCCGCCGGAAATCAATGGTGTGGCAAACACCCTCAGGCAGCTTTGCCAGGGGCTGATGCAACGTGGGCACCGGGTAACGGTTATACGGCCGCGACAGCAGCATGAGCGTAAAGGCCACTTTGCCAGTGCTGGCGAGGCACTTTTCTCCCGTGAGCATGTGGTGACCGGATTGCCGCTACCCGGGTACGCGGACCTGCGCTTTGGCCTGGCCCGAACCGGCCATCTGAAAAAGCTCCTGACCACTGACCGCCCCGATGCCGTCTACGTTGCCACTCAGGGCCCGTTGGGCGTTGCGGCGACCACAGCCGCAAGGCAGATAGGGATTCCGGTCAGCTCGGGCTTCCACACCAATTTTCACAGCTACAGCCGTTATTATGGCGTCGGCATGCTGGAAAGGTTGCTGTGCCTCTACGGTCGATGGTTCCACAACCGCACGGCCATCACCCTGGTGCCAACTCGAAAAATGCAGCAGACGACCCGCGCCATGGGTATTCCAGCGACCGGCCTCTGGAGTCGGGGCGTGGACTGTCATCGCTTTACTCCCCACAAGCGAGACAGCGCACTGCGGGAATCCTGGGGCTTGCAGGCCAATGACCGCGCCATTCTGTATGTCGGCCGGCTGGCACCGGAAAAGAACCTTCGGATGGCGGTTGCCTGCTTCGAACGTATTCGCGGCCTTCATCCCCAGGCCAGGTTCATACTGGTTGGCGACGGCCCGCTACGGCGCCAGCTGGCTGAACGCCACCCCGATTACGTGTTCTGCGGCACCCGCCGGGGCGACGACCTGGCACGCCATTTCGCCTCAGGGGACCTGTTCCTGTTTCCGAGCAAAACCGACACCTTCGGCAACGTGGTGCTGGAGGCAATGGCCAGCGGACTGGGCGTCGTCAGCTTTGACGACGCCGCAGCAGCCGAACACATACGCCACGAAGAAAACGGCATGAAGGTGCCTCTGGACGAGGATGAAGCATACGTCGACAGCGCTCTCCGCCTGGCCGATCAACCAACCCTGCTGAACCGGATCAGGGCCCAGGCAAGGCTGGACGCTCTGGAACAGAACTGGAACTCGCAGATCGAACAATTTGAACAACTGGTTTTCAACCAAACCGCAAAGGCCGGATACCATGCCATCAACAAGCAAAGCATCTCGCTTCTTTGA
- a CDS encoding NADP(H)-dependent aldo-keto reductase, with protein sequence MQTRKLGKTDLDVTLICLGTMTWGEQNTEKEAFEQLDYAVAEGINFIDAAEMYPVAPRAETQGLTETYLGNWLASRGNRNDLVIASKVAGPGNGLKYLRNGPRLTRDHIMEACDASLKRLQTDYIDLYQVHWPDRSTNFFGKLGYEHNPEESFTPIEETLEALNDLVRSGKVRHIGLSNETPWGTMEYLRLSGEKGWPRVASIQNPYNLLNRSFEVGMAEIAHREQAGLLAYSPLAFGMLSGKYLGGKWPEKARMTLYERFSRYTGSRGMDATQAYVELARQNGLSPVQMALAYVNSRSFLTSNIIGATSMEQLRENIGSAKVTLSPEVLEAIEAIHREFTYPCP encoded by the coding sequence ATGCAAACGCGAAAGCTTGGAAAGACCGATCTCGACGTTACCCTGATTTGCCTGGGCACCATGACCTGGGGGGAGCAGAACACCGAAAAGGAAGCATTTGAACAGCTGGATTACGCAGTCGCCGAGGGTATCAACTTTATTGATGCCGCAGAGATGTACCCGGTGGCGCCCCGGGCGGAAACCCAGGGGCTGACCGAGACCTACCTGGGAAACTGGCTTGCCAGCAGGGGCAACCGCAACGACCTGGTAATTGCGTCGAAAGTGGCGGGACCGGGCAACGGACTGAAGTACCTGCGTAATGGTCCGCGCCTGACCCGGGATCATATTATGGAAGCCTGCGACGCCAGCCTGAAACGCCTGCAGACCGACTACATTGATTTGTACCAGGTGCACTGGCCGGATCGCAGCACGAACTTTTTCGGCAAGCTAGGTTACGAGCACAACCCGGAAGAGTCTTTCACGCCGATCGAGGAAACACTTGAAGCGCTGAATGATCTGGTTCGGTCCGGGAAGGTCCGGCACATCGGACTGTCCAATGAGACTCCCTGGGGCACCATGGAGTATCTGCGTCTGTCCGGCGAGAAAGGCTGGCCGAGAGTGGCCAGTATCCAGAATCCCTACAACCTCCTGAATCGGTCATTTGAGGTGGGGATGGCGGAAATTGCCCACCGGGAACAGGCCGGTTTGCTCGCCTACTCACCGCTGGCTTTTGGCATGCTCTCCGGCAAATATCTGGGCGGCAAGTGGCCTGAGAAAGCCAGAATGACCCTGTACGAGCGTTTCAGCCGCTACACCGGCAGTCGTGGCATGGATGCCACCCAGGCCTATGTTGAGCTGGCTCGGCAGAACGGATTGTCTCCGGTCCAGATGGCGCTGGCTTACGTGAACAGCCGCAGCTTTTTGACCAGCAATATCATCGGAGCAACATCCATGGAGCAACTGCGAGAAAACATAGGGTCCGCAAAGGTCACCCTGAGCCCCGAGGTACTGGAAGCGATAGAGGCCATTCACCGGGAATTCACCTACCCTTGCCCCTGA
- a CDS encoding acetyl-CoA hydrolase/transferase C-terminal domain-containing protein, giving the protein MAGDRGQLSNDVNACVDEVIRRVGKEITLGLPLGLGKPVRFVNALYQRAKDDSEISLHIVTALSLLAPKGGSSLEKRFMGPFVERLYGRIPELAYARDVSANRLPENVQVSEFFFKAGSYLNNRSQQRHYVCTNYTHAVRDLMAVGVNVVAQMVSPGEAHGQPGQVSLSCNPDLTLDLIPLLREREAAGTPVALVAEMNQNLPWFGHHAAIEADRFDILLDQPSGDYPLFSAPQMSVSPEDHLIGFYASTLLKDGGTLQVGIGSLGAALVHSAILRHSHNKAWRQVFDHLQVDQHFPVVREDGGAGPFEEGLYGCSEMMVDGFLYLMQEGILTREVYDHAGLQTLINRGDIPSEVSLATLDVLRREKLIDSPLRAKDVHWLVQHGIFKEAVEFKGGRLRIGDQSVEGDLDNPEARQAIETLILGERLTGGIAMHGGFYVGPEQFYQYLREMTDEQRAKICMTSVNFINHLYDHRFGDQKLKAAQRVHGRFINSAMMYTLNGAGVSDGLEDGRVVSGVGGQYNFVAMAHELPGARSILSLRSTRSSQGKVLSNIVFNYGHCTIPRHLRDIVITEYGIADLRGQSDEQVFLRLIRIADSRFQQELLKKAQKAGKVDPAFRLPADWCNNTPQAIRRAVAAAGDASLFPPFPFGRDFTDEELTLGKALKGLKAATATRRGKLSTLLQALRARDDEGRYGSLLERMGLRNPSGLRDKLDRRLVIHGLQQLETPPDTGNSKT; this is encoded by the coding sequence ATGGCGGGTGATAGAGGGCAGTTATCAAATGATGTGAACGCCTGTGTTGACGAGGTGATTCGCCGGGTTGGCAAGGAGATTACTCTCGGTTTGCCGCTCGGGCTCGGAAAACCGGTTCGCTTTGTTAATGCGCTATACCAGCGGGCGAAAGACGATTCGGAAATCAGCCTGCACATTGTTACGGCACTGTCGCTGCTGGCGCCAAAGGGCGGCTCCTCGCTGGAAAAGCGTTTCATGGGGCCTTTTGTTGAGCGCCTCTATGGCCGGATTCCTGAACTGGCCTATGCCAGGGATGTATCGGCAAACCGTCTTCCTGAGAACGTTCAGGTCTCGGAGTTCTTCTTCAAAGCCGGCAGTTACCTGAACAATCGTTCCCAGCAGCGGCATTACGTGTGTACCAACTATACCCATGCCGTTCGCGATCTGATGGCGGTGGGTGTCAATGTCGTCGCCCAGATGGTGTCGCCGGGCGAGGCCCATGGGCAGCCCGGCCAGGTCAGCCTGAGCTGCAACCCGGATCTAACGCTGGACCTGATTCCCCTGCTCCGTGAGCGCGAGGCGGCTGGCACGCCGGTGGCGCTGGTGGCCGAGATGAACCAGAACCTTCCCTGGTTTGGCCATCATGCGGCGATTGAAGCAGACCGGTTCGATATCTTGCTTGATCAGCCTTCGGGAGACTATCCGCTGTTCTCAGCGCCCCAGATGTCGGTCAGCCCGGAAGACCACCTGATCGGATTCTACGCCAGTACCCTCCTGAAGGACGGCGGTACGCTCCAGGTTGGCATCGGCTCACTGGGCGCGGCCCTGGTCCACAGCGCCATTCTCAGACACAGTCACAATAAGGCCTGGCGGCAGGTGTTTGACCATCTCCAGGTTGATCAGCATTTCCCCGTCGTTCGCGAGGACGGTGGCGCCGGCCCCTTCGAGGAGGGGCTTTATGGCTGTAGTGAAATGATGGTGGATGGTTTCCTGTACCTGATGCAGGAAGGCATCCTTACCCGCGAGGTATACGATCACGCTGGTCTGCAGACATTGATCAATCGCGGTGATATTCCCAGCGAAGTGTCTCTCGCAACCCTCGATGTCCTGCGGCGCGAAAAGCTGATTGATAGCCCGTTGCGGGCAAAGGATGTTCATTGGCTGGTCCAGCACGGCATCTTTAAAGAAGCTGTCGAGTTCAAGGGCGGCCGGTTGCGTATTGGTGATCAGTCGGTCGAGGGTGATCTGGACAATCCGGAGGCCCGGCAGGCCATCGAAACCCTCATCCTCGGGGAACGGCTGACTGGCGGTATCGCCATGCACGGCGGTTTTTACGTTGGTCCCGAGCAGTTTTACCAGTACCTCAGGGAAATGACCGACGAGCAGCGTGCAAAAATCTGCATGACCAGCGTGAATTTCATCAACCACCTGTATGACCACCGGTTCGGAGACCAGAAGCTGAAAGCGGCGCAGCGCGTTCATGGCCGGTTCATCAATTCGGCTATGATGTACACCCTCAACGGTGCCGGCGTATCGGATGGTCTTGAGGATGGTCGTGTGGTTAGTGGCGTCGGTGGCCAGTACAACTTCGTTGCCATGGCTCACGAGCTGCCGGGCGCACGGTCGATCCTGTCGCTGCGCAGCACCCGATCATCCCAGGGCAAGGTACTGTCCAATATCGTGTTCAATTATGGTCATTGCACCATACCCCGCCATCTGCGGGACATCGTCATTACCGAGTACGGGATTGCCGATCTGAGAGGCCAGTCCGACGAGCAGGTCTTCCTGAGGCTGATCCGCATTGCAGACTCCCGGTTCCAGCAGGAGCTTCTGAAAAAAGCCCAGAAGGCGGGCAAGGTGGATCCTGCGTTCAGGCTGCCTGCCGACTGGTGTAACAATACGCCGCAAGCCATTCGTCGTGCCGTTGCGGCAGCGGGAGATGCCAGCCTGTTTCCGCCGTTCCCGTTTGGCAGGGACTTTACCGATGAGGAGCTGACGTTGGGGAAAGCCCTTAAGGGGCTCAAGGCCGCAACGGCCACTCGCCGTGGTAAACTGTCAACCCTGTTACAGGCCCTCCGGGCCCGGGATGACGAAGGCCGTTACGGGTCCCTGCTTGAGCGCATGGGCCTGCGTAACCCTTCAGGATTGCGGGACAAGCTGGATCGGCGACTGGTTATTCATGGCCTGCAACAGCTCGAAACACCACCGGATACAGGAAACTCGAAAACCTGA
- a CDS encoding FKBP-type peptidyl-prolyl cis-trans isomerase, with protein MTASQARPDVFTVHYVLKNKIGELVDTSEGSEPLHFVYGSPEIIEGIQQAVKDRNVGDCLEVTVPPAMAYGEHKPELVRKVPRSLFEGIENLQIGMKFQTNTGDEAQIVQVVGIDGNLVKVDANHPLAGFTLYFDLEIVGRREATEDEVAQGRPLF; from the coding sequence ATGACAGCTTCACAAGCAAGACCCGACGTTTTTACCGTTCACTATGTTTTGAAGAACAAGATCGGCGAGTTGGTTGATACTTCCGAAGGCAGTGAGCCCCTGCACTTCGTCTATGGCAGTCCCGAGATTATTGAAGGGATCCAACAGGCGGTGAAAGACCGCAACGTGGGCGATTGCCTCGAGGTAACGGTACCGCCGGCCATGGCGTACGGTGAGCACAAGCCCGAGCTGGTGCGCAAGGTGCCACGTTCACTGTTCGAAGGTATCGAGAACCTGCAGATTGGCATGAAGTTCCAGACCAACACGGGCGATGAAGCGCAGATCGTGCAGGTTGTCGGGATTGATGGCAACCTGGTTAAGGTGGACGCCAATCACCCATTGGCGGGCTTTACCCTGTACTTTGATCTGGAGATCGTTGGCCGCCGTGAAGCGACGGAAGATGAGGTAGCCCAGGGTCGTCCCTTGTTCTGA
- a CDS encoding lysophospholipid acyltransferase family protein — MSWLRLSVRITAFIAFLAATTMLAAALRITEIVTRNAIDRTPWAKFCFRWACRCLGLNIRQHGSPSDETVLFVSNHISWSDIPILGSLAPIRFLSKAEVGQWPVIGWLARQAGTLFIRRGGGQARRVRDQVTGNLRAGESVLIYPEGTTSAGLTVLPFHGLLLKAAPESRTPVQPITIAYRREGRPDHLAPFIGDDEFHHHLLRMLAQPSARVDVVFHEPVHPSEKIPAGEFAASLRETVLEGLTRIYRGEYDRPATECLRTRDDPGLPHLPSLHGGQRSPDQSTG; from the coding sequence ATGAGCTGGCTGAGACTCTCCGTTCGGATCACTGCCTTTATAGCCTTCCTTGCAGCCACCACAATGTTGGCCGCCGCTCTGCGGATCACTGAAATTGTTACCCGCAATGCTATCGACCGGACACCCTGGGCCAAATTCTGTTTCCGCTGGGCCTGTCGGTGCCTCGGACTGAATATACGCCAGCACGGCTCACCTTCCGACGAGACCGTTCTGTTCGTCAGCAACCACATCAGTTGGTCAGATATTCCGATTCTGGGAAGCCTGGCACCGATCCGGTTTCTGTCAAAAGCCGAGGTCGGCCAGTGGCCGGTCATAGGCTGGCTGGCACGACAGGCCGGCACGCTCTTCATTCGACGCGGCGGTGGTCAGGCCCGCCGGGTTCGGGACCAGGTCACCGGGAATTTGCGCGCCGGGGAGAGTGTCTTGATATACCCGGAAGGAACCACCAGCGCAGGTCTGACGGTATTGCCGTTCCATGGCCTGTTGCTCAAGGCCGCTCCAGAGAGCAGAACGCCGGTACAACCGATCACCATTGCCTATCGCCGGGAAGGCCGCCCCGACCATCTGGCTCCCTTCATTGGTGATGATGAGTTCCACCACCATTTGTTGCGGATGCTAGCCCAGCCTTCTGCCCGGGTCGACGTAGTCTTCCACGAACCTGTGCACCCGTCGGAAAAGATCCCGGCCGGAGAGTTCGCCGCCAGCCTGAGAGAGACCGTTCTGGAAGGACTGACCCGAATATACCGTGGTGAATACGACAGACCAGCAACCGAGTGCCTCAGAACAAGGGACGACCCTGGGCTACCTCATCTTCCGTCGCTTCACGGCGGCCAACGATCTCCAGATCAAAGTACAGGGTAA
- a CDS encoding GNAT family N-acetyltransferase: MTTQTAKARRSARRLKTDMTRCPRQVEAAQRLRYRVFSEEYGSDLGAQTPGIDTDEFDAVCDHLIVTDLDSGELVATTRILHQNDTKDVGGFYSAGEFDLSALERLPGTIAELGRTCVHPDYRNGATISLLWSAVAEYLVERGVDYMIGCASIGMSDGGLKAWRIARHLQTEYLADPAFLVKPLRAMPHLTHTRDSDRPVDVPALIRAYMRLGARVCGEPCWDPDFRCADLLVVLEVSKLAGRYSRHFMRSAS, from the coding sequence ATGACCACACAAACCGCGAAAGCCCGCCGCAGCGCCCGTCGCCTGAAAACCGACATGACCCGGTGCCCCAGACAGGTCGAAGCGGCCCAGCGGCTGCGTTACCGGGTATTTTCGGAGGAATACGGCAGCGACCTGGGCGCACAAACGCCCGGCATCGACACTGACGAGTTCGATGCAGTGTGTGACCACCTGATCGTTACCGACCTGGATTCGGGCGAACTGGTAGCGACCACACGCATCCTGCACCAGAACGACACCAAAGATGTTGGCGGCTTTTATTCGGCCGGGGAGTTCGACCTGAGCGCCCTGGAGAGACTCCCCGGCACCATAGCCGAGCTGGGGCGCACTTGTGTTCACCCGGATTATCGCAATGGCGCGACCATCAGCCTGCTCTGGTCGGCAGTGGCCGAATATCTGGTTGAGCGCGGTGTTGACTACATGATTGGCTGCGCGAGCATCGGCATGTCTGACGGAGGCCTGAAAGCCTGGCGCATCGCCCGCCACCTCCAGACCGAGTATCTGGCCGATCCGGCCTTTCTGGTAAAACCACTTCGCGCGATGCCGCATCTGACACACACCCGAGACAGCGATCGACCGGTGGACGTTCCCGCGCTGATCCGAGCCTACATGCGTCTTGGTGCCCGTGTCTGCGGTGAGCCCTGCTGGGATCCGGATTTTCGCTGTGCCGACCTGTTGGTTGTGCTGGAGGTCAGTAAACTGGCCGGACGCTACAGCCGGCACTTCATGCGTTCGGCATCCTGA
- a CDS encoding response regulator, which produces MDGVEQTNESWRILIVEDDERLAELTREYLESNGLTVSLETHGGAAVERIRNEQPDLVVLDLMLPGEDGLSICRRVRPFFSGPIIMLTARTDDLDQVLGLEMGADDYIGKPVKPRVLLARIRAMLRRVTETGSGSADEAGGEEPVRLQFNDLVVDRSMREAWLSEESIDLTSAEFDLLWLLASNAGRVLSREEIFTALRGIEYDGQDRSIDVRVSRIRPKIGDDPIHPRRIKTVRSKGYLFVKEA; this is translated from the coding sequence ATGGATGGCGTGGAACAGACAAACGAAAGTTGGCGAATTCTGATTGTCGAGGACGACGAGCGGTTGGCGGAGTTAACCCGCGAATACCTTGAAAGCAACGGGTTGACCGTCTCCCTGGAAACTCATGGTGGTGCCGCGGTAGAGCGGATCCGTAACGAGCAGCCGGATCTGGTGGTTCTGGATCTTATGTTGCCTGGCGAGGATGGGCTCTCCATTTGTCGACGCGTGCGCCCCTTCTTTTCCGGTCCGATCATCATGTTGACTGCCCGAACCGACGATCTGGACCAGGTCCTGGGTCTGGAAATGGGTGCCGATGACTATATTGGCAAACCGGTCAAACCCCGGGTGCTCCTGGCACGGATTCGCGCCATGCTGCGTCGGGTGACCGAAACCGGCTCGGGGTCGGCGGACGAGGCAGGGGGCGAAGAACCGGTGCGCCTCCAGTTCAATGATCTGGTTGTCGACCGCTCCATGCGGGAGGCCTGGCTGAGTGAAGAAAGCATTGATCTGACCAGCGCCGAATTTGATTTGCTCTGGTTGCTCGCCAGCAACGCGGGCCGCGTGCTTAGCCGGGAAGAAATCTTCACCGCCTTGCGTGGTATTGAATACGATGGTCAGGATCGATCCATTGATGTTCGCGTTTCCCGGATTCGACCCAAGATTGGCGATGACCCCATCCATCCGCGACGCATCAAGACCGTTCGTAGTAAAGGCTACCTGTTCGTAAAGGAAGCCTGA
- a CDS encoding ATP-binding protein has product MRSQFWHERFPEPLMRWLAAAPAPLQQYHWLSSTVDLRMGAASRFNLSPVALERLGYGQVVGIDSDVGYRVLVTGLSGEILQLRLNEPYRDVSETIGLIFRWHLDSASADDRLNVASQMARSLNVQVQTLDDADLLPDSDVLDQVAERGLAFYTDESDGCGRVIVQLSDGELYRIDMPAGFDPWAWPVVLLLVLVLGGVLAVAVFLALREVDSNLRTVESVAVRIARGEMSARVQAGEGTLVTRLASSFNGMAEHIQRLVQVQREMIHAVSHELRTPVARIRFGVQMIEDCQDEAALQRQLDGIDGDIQELDELIDEILTYARLEQGGPVFSLQETSITDIVRQVVSEQQMVRPELSIEGNIDEVSERWALSDIEPRYLHRAIQNLVGNAGRYAAGKVLVSCHFDEDNCRVDVEDDGPGIPEEDWEKVFTAFARLDDSRTRTSGGYGLGLSIVRRILYWHGGHAFVSRSDTLGGAKFSLVWPRKKPVDSIV; this is encoded by the coding sequence GTGCGCTCCCAATTCTGGCATGAACGCTTCCCCGAGCCACTGATGCGCTGGCTGGCTGCGGCCCCGGCACCGTTACAGCAATACCACTGGCTGAGTTCGACGGTTGATCTTCGCATGGGGGCTGCTTCCCGTTTCAACCTGTCACCGGTGGCTCTGGAGCGACTTGGCTACGGCCAGGTGGTTGGCATCGACAGTGACGTTGGGTATCGGGTTCTGGTAACCGGACTGAGCGGAGAAATCCTGCAGCTGCGCCTGAACGAGCCCTACCGGGATGTGTCAGAAACCATTGGGTTGATTTTCCGGTGGCATCTTGATTCAGCCTCTGCGGATGATCGTCTCAATGTTGCCTCGCAAATGGCCCGTTCTCTCAATGTCCAAGTGCAGACCCTGGACGACGCCGACCTGCTGCCGGACTCTGACGTTCTGGACCAGGTCGCCGAGCGGGGCCTCGCCTTCTACACCGACGAATCAGACGGTTGCGGACGGGTGATCGTTCAGCTATCTGACGGTGAGTTGTACCGGATTGACATGCCCGCGGGGTTTGATCCCTGGGCCTGGCCGGTTGTCCTGCTGCTGGTCCTGGTGCTTGGCGGGGTTTTGGCCGTTGCCGTTTTCCTCGCGCTCCGGGAAGTGGACAGTAATCTCAGAACCGTTGAGTCGGTAGCGGTTCGAATCGCACGTGGAGAAATGAGCGCCCGGGTCCAGGCGGGCGAGGGAACGCTGGTAACCCGTCTGGCCTCGTCATTCAACGGTATGGCCGAACACATACAGCGCCTGGTGCAGGTGCAGCGGGAAATGATTCACGCGGTTTCGCACGAATTGCGCACTCCCGTGGCCCGTATCCGCTTTGGCGTCCAGATGATCGAGGACTGCCAGGACGAGGCTGCCCTGCAAAGGCAACTGGACGGTATTGATGGCGATATCCAGGAACTGGACGAGCTGATTGATGAGATCCTGACCTATGCGCGGCTGGAGCAGGGCGGCCCGGTTTTCTCGCTACAGGAAACCTCGATAACCGACATTGTCCGCCAGGTGGTCTCTGAGCAGCAGATGGTTCGGCCCGAGCTGAGTATCGAAGGCAACATTGATGAGGTCTCGGAACGTTGGGCGCTGTCGGATATTGAGCCTCGCTACCTGCATCGGGCGATCCAGAATCTGGTAGGCAACGCGGGACGCTACGCGGCTGGCAAGGTGCTGGTGAGCTGTCATTTCGATGAGGACAACTGTCGCGTTGACGTTGAAGACGATGGCCCCGGCATTCCAGAGGAAGACTGGGAGAAAGTGTTTACTGCGTTTGCCCGACTGGACGACAGCCGTACCCGAACCTCCGGCGGCTACGGCCTGGGTTTGTCTATTGTTCGCCGGATTCTCTACTGGCACGGAGGGCACGCCTTCGTCAGCAGGAGCGACACGCTTGGCGGTGCAAAATTCAGCCTGGTCTGGCCCAGAAAAAAACCCGTGGACTCCATTGTGTGA